From the Aspergillus puulaauensis MK2 DNA, chromosome 1, nearly complete sequence genome, the window ACTGAGATATTGAACATAAACACCAAGCTGTCTTCTTGTCTAACGTATCTTACTATCAGAATGGCGGAATCTATCACGACACAGAGCAGTCCAGGCGTGGTCAAGGAGTTCCTGGTTGGCACCTCGGGGGGTGTCACCCAGGTCATTATTGGTTCGTACAGAATCTGCTGCTGTTACGAGTGAGCACTGTTGATACGCCCAGGCCAACCGTTCGACATCGTCAAGGTCCGCATGCAAGTCCAGGCAAACAAGTCCGCCATCCAAGTCGCTCGGGACATCTGGAAGCACGAGGGGGCCCTGGCCTTCTACAAGGTAACCCGTGGATTCGCCCGTTACCGCAATCCTGCATAACTGTTACTGACTGACTGACATGAACAGGGAACCCTCCCGCCGCTGCTCGGGGTCGGAGCCTGTGTACGTCCTCCCCCCTTCCTGTTGGCCGGAAGCCCTCCCTCCCTATCTCCCTCCACCTGTTAGCTAACAGATTCTTCCCTCCAGATCAGCATCGTCTACTCAACCTTCCACACAATCTCCCAGGCCATCCACTCCCTCAATGACAACACCGCAACCCCCACCCTAACATCCACCCAAACCTACCTCGCCGGCGGCCTCTCCGGCCTCGCCAACAGCGTCATATCAGGACCCACTGAGCACATCCGAATCCGCCTGCAGACGCAATCTACTCCAAGTCCTGGTTCAGTTCCAGGTGCTGGTCCTGGCTCAGGTTCAGGCGTCTATGGCTGCATCCGGGCTATCCACTCCCAGGCCGGGTTCCGGGGCCTCTACCGTGGCCAGACACCCACCATGCTCCGCGAGTTCGGCAGCTATGGCGTCTGGTTCTGTGTGTACGAGGGGCTTCTTTCCCGGTTGACCGGGGCAAGCCCTGGCGCAGATACACCCGCCGCCTCCATTTCCAGTTCCACTCGCACTGCCTCCACCAGACTCAGCCCTGACACAGATACACGCACAGACGCCGCCTCCAATAACAGCCCACGCAGAGAAGACCTCCCCACGTGGCAAATTGCATCGTGTGGCGCCATCACAGGCCTGGTGCTGTGGTCTGTCAACTACCCGTTCGACGTCGTCAAGAGCAAGATGCAGGCGGACGGGTTTGGGGCTGGGAGGCGGTATGTCAACCTGAGGGATGTTGTGAGGCAGACCTGGAGGGTGGAGGGGGTGAAGGGGTTCTTTAGGGGATTGGGGCCGACGCTTTTCAGGGCTGTGCCTGTTTCTGGCGGGACTTTTGTTGTGTATGTTCTTTCTTACGTTCTCTTTTTATGCCCTTATGGATGGCTGACTGACTATGTATAGGGTTGAGCAGGTGAGGAagattatatagatagatatagatatagatcaTGGGCATTTGAGTTGTGGCTGGGAAGGCTATAGAGACAGTTTCTTCTCTATAAACATTTTTTAGTTTCTTTTTCACAGTAGATGAACGTATATCAGTATCAAACCACCTAAGAGATTCTTCATCCAGCAGATCCCATCTCCCCAACTAACCCCTTAACACACTCCTCTCTCACACAGTCTCAATCTCCTACAGATAGTAGACTAAACAGAATTCGAATTATCCGCACACGACCACGCCGAACTCCCTCCACTCGCCCTATAActctccaccaccccaaCCACACTCCCATAAGTCCCAGCCACCATACAGAACGTCccaatgacaatgacaaagaCACTCCAGCACACCATCGCCACCCACCGCGTCCTCTTCGTAGTCTTTCCCTGCGTCCAGTTATCGTACAGCCACATGCACCCCATCGGCTGGAAGGACATGAGCGTGCCCAGCAGCGCGCCGATCAGGGAGACCAGGCTGTCGAACACGGGGATTGCGCTGGCGATTATGTATGCGATTAGCGTTATGATGGATGTACACCCGAGCCAGGTCAGCCAGTGGGTTggggagtttgaggagaGGTGTTTGGACccgcggaggatgcggatgaagatgatttTTGCGGGGAGCTTGTAATATTAGCATTACATTTTGGGAATGATATTGGAAGTTCAAAAGGGTAGGCATACATGGATAACAAGCATAGTCGTGACCATCAACCCAGGCAGCGAAAAGCCATAAGCAACCTTCTTGACCAACACACCCGCAGACCCTAACGCCGGCGACGCAACATAAGATCCacagtagtagtagattaCCGTCCCGATCACGATGTAGATACCGGTAACGCTGCCCTGGCAGAAGAGCAGAGAGCGAGTATAGTATGCCGGGTCCCGCATTTCGGACACGatcgcgaagaaggccggGGTGCCGCAGTAGGCGAAGATCAGGGACGACACGGCCGTGATGGCCTCCGTGAACGACGGGTTGCCGAAGAGCTTGTAGTCTAATTTCCAGGGGCCGTCGCTCTATGGTGCGGCTACTGGGCGTTCTTGGACGCCTACGGCGATTGTCACGGTGAAGACTGGGTCGTTAGTTGGCGGGCTTGGGGTGATTGATGAGGTCGGCAGCTTACCGGCTATCAGGATACAGATCAGTCCAATCCAGGCGAGGAAGCTCAGTCTGCCGAGGGTGCGGATGCTGCCAAAGGCGAGGCCGATGATGGcggcgacagcgacgaagacCGCGGTGCAGGCTCCGTGGGTTGACACAGCGTTGAGTCCGATGGACAGACTCAGCATTCCTGAGCCGGCAACGAAGATCCAGTCTTGACGGTTAGTACCACATCCTACTCTGCATATGTGGGTGTCATACAGAGAACGAAGGTAGAGCCTAAAAAGGCACGGCCAGCACGGCCAAACATGAGCCCTCCAGCGTCAGCGATCGAGTAGACCTCGCGATGGTTGAGCTTGAAGACACCGATCATGTAGTCGGACCAGGTCGTGATGACGGCGATAGCCAACATACAGATCAACCCGGGGATGAGCCCTAGAGTGTCGTAGGCAGAGGGGATCGAGAGGACACCCAGGCCGATCTGGGTCTTCATCATGAGAGCGACAGTTCCGATCCATCCGACCTGTGATGTTAGTTGCTGTTGCTACCCTGCATAGACCGAAAGTCTGTATAGAGTCATACATCACGGTAGTTGGGACCGCCCTCCGACATCTCACCAAAGACATCGTCGTGCGCCGTGCCAGGGTGGCTCTGGATTTCCCCGAGCATTGACGGCTCGGGGGCGATTTCATCGTGCTCAGTCTTCATTTTCGATGAGTCAAACATGGTGTTTCGTATTGTTGATGGTAAGGGGCGAGGTTGGCCAAGGGTAGAAAGTCCTTTTAAGACAAGGCAGACATCTACATTAGGGCTTACGTAGCACGTAGCAGGCAAAACAAGCAGGGCAAGCCAACTAGGATTCAACTCGGACTATCTCGTCCATTAGATCAGCAGCCAGCATTCAGCCACTGGGCCACTTGAAACGAAAAGGGGTTGAGGTCATAACAAGCCGATGTTATCGAGTCGGGAGGTCAACCGTGCGTTATTTACAACCGGGAGCCCTAGCGATGCGGGGGGGATCGGCCCCCAGCCTGTTGAGATACTGCCCCCAGTACCCCGGAGTAGACCCGGACTTCACTTCTTCGTGGAACGGGCCGGTTTCCTATCTAGTCTGTTGCTGTCCAGGATCCTCCCCCTGACTGGCGTCATTCCAGAAGGACATCCCAGCCTCCATCCGCAGGATCCCGTACATCGAGCTGCTATCCAAGCACTCGCCGGCGTAATCTCGCGCAGATTGCATGTTGCCATGCGCGATCTCCACCCCGGGCAGCCTAGCGTCGACCCTCTTTGCCAGAGATAATGCATGCTCAGCGTCCTTGATACCCAATGAAACTCCAAACCCAGGCCGCGTCTCCAACGGGGGTGCGTAGATACCGCTTGTCAATCTACATGCATCTCGTTTATTAGTTTCTCGATCATTTCCGCGGGAAACCCCCCGGCAGCGAGGTTAGGTTAGGCATCAGCATGATGGTCTCACCTCTTCGAATAACCCCCGGCAACCGGCCCAAAGGACTCGGTAATGAGTTCTTCCATTGCATCGGTCCCAAGCCCCGTTTGCTCTGCAAAGACCTGTGCTTCCCCGACTGCCTCCATCATGCTTAGCGTGACAATATTCctgttgttttgtttctCGTCGTCAGCGTAGCCCAAACCCAAAGCCCGGATTCAGCAGTCGGGCACTCACCCGCCGATCTTCAGCAGCGCCGCGTTCTTTGCTTCCTCCCCACACTCGACAACTTTTCTCCCCATTACCCCTTCGATATACCGGCATACATCGACAGCACGCGGTCTCGGCCCCCCGATAGCAAAGACAAGGGATCCCGATGCCGCTACCGCGGGTCCACCGAAAACCGGGGCCGATAAGAAAACAGCCCCGAGGGCAGATAGGGTCTTAGATACGAGATCAGTGGTATCTGGGTGCACCGTTGAGCAATCGATGAATATCTTCTTATCAAGTGGAGTGTCTGATCTGGTTATGGCGTCGACTGATTGTGTGACGACCTTGTCGTTTGCCAGCTGGCAGCGTGGTTAGTGATGTTTGTTATCAATCCCCGTTAACCATATTAAAGATGTCGTACTCACCATGGTAAATATGATGTCGCATTTTTTAACAAGGTCCAACAGACTTGTCGCAGCGACTGCGCCTAGCTCGTCCAAGGGCTCGCCGGCAGATATCGTCCGGTTGTAGTATGTCAGGCTGGGTTCCAGTGTGTTGAACAGGTAGCGCTGCAGATTCATGGCCATGGGAAGACCCATAGACCCTAGGCCATACTGTTCATTCATTAGCAGTCAATTGATTCATTGTGTGACCAGCAATTACACGCATCAGCGAGTCAACCTACCCAGCCGACGCGCGGTGTTGCCACCCGTTTGAAAAGCATTGTGCGATGTGACTCAAGACAAACAGACAGCGGCCGCGGAATCACATTTTGTACTAATTGCAAGAAATATGGAATCAAGGAGCTGGTGATGTCCTGGTTATGTCGGGAGCATGTCCGATGGTTTCTGGATAGCAGCGAGGGGCAGACCGCGCAGGGCCTCCGACTCCATCGCGGGGCATCGGCCGGCCACCCGAGGGGCGttctgtataatagtgccaGATTCCAGGAAATTGTGCTATAATTTGATCAGACCATCACATATTACCCCTCAgatcttctttattttcccaCCGCTACAAAATGTCCTCCCTTCCTCACGTCCCCCCAGCTGGCGTCTGGGTCCCCGCCGTCACAGCCTTCGACCACAAGACCGACACTCTCGACGTCGAAGCCCACAAGAAATACTGCGCGTACCTGTCCCGCTGCCTCACGGGTCTCGTCATTCTCGGCACAAACGCAGAGGCATTTCTCCTCACGCGCGATGAGCGCGCCCTTGCCATCCGCGCCGCCCGCGAGGCCGTCGGCCCCAAGTACCCTATCATGGCCGGTGTCGGCGCACACTCCACAAAGCAAGTCCTCGAGCTCGCCAATGACGCCGCTGAGGCTGGCGCAAACTACCTCCTTGTCCTTCCCCCAGCTTACTTCGGGAAGGCGACCACAGCCGCGGTAGTCAAGCGTTTCTTCGCAGACATCGCAAACAAGTCGCCCCTGCCGGTGGTCGTGTATAACTTCCCCGGCGTAACAAACGGAGTCGATATCGACTCGGAGACAATCACTGATATCGTACGGGCGTCCGCGGCTGCGTCTCCAACGGGCAAGAGTAACATTGTTGGCGTGAAGCTCACCTGTGCGCAAGTCGCAAAGATCACCCGCTTAACGGCCACTTTCAGCCCAGAGGAGTTTGCTGTATTCGGCGGACAGTCGGACTTCATTATCGGTGGTTTGGCCTCTGGCTCCGCTGGGTGCATTGCTGCGTTCGCGAATGTCGTCCCCAAGACTATAATGCAGATCTACCGACTATACAAGGCAGGGAAGGTGGACGAGGCGCTGGCACTGCACCGGAAGGCTGCGTTGGCTGAGTCCCCGTGCAAGAGCGGGATTGCATCTACCAAGTACGCTGCTGCGATTGTTTCGGCTTCTAGGGCTGGAATCGCAGATGCAGAGGATAAGTTTAGGCCGAGAACTCCATACGAGCCGGCGGGTGACGCGGCCAAGGCAAATGTGCAGAAGGTCATGGCGGAAATCATAGCTATTGAGGATAGCCTATGAGCTGTCTAAAGCCTGTAAAGATATATCATTATGATCATCAAGTCGTTTATAGAGATTAGAAATCAAGTACTCAGGACTTCGCCTCTGAGTATAGTCACCAGATCTGGTTTTCTGTAACTGCATGTGCAACCCAGTCTACATCGCCTGTGTCGATTGATTCCGCTACAGCCATAATCTCGGCTGTTGTTAGGCCGTCATTGAGACTCGGCAGATCCGGAACCCGGTACGCCGGGGGCAATGGCGATGATAGTTCAACCTGATGTAACTTTCTCTGGTCTTCCGGTAGTATTCGATCTGGGGTCAGCTGGTACAGCAAATTGCTCAGCTGTTCAAGCTCAGACTTTCGTAGCTGTGCGATAAGATTCCCCCGGGAAATCATATCATCCAGTATCATGTAGCTCTTATGCAGCCAAGGCCTCCGACTCTCCAAGAGAGAAGAGTCAATTGCCGGAGCCAGTAAAAGTACTACGCTTGAGACAATAGTTGACTCTAAATCAAATGGGAGAAAGCTATCTATAGACTTGTCAGCGCAGCTCTTTATTCGTCAGGACTACTAACCGAGCAGGCTTTGTTCGTGTAAACAGCTGAGTATATTGAGCTGATGTTGCGCGGAGTCGATGCATACTTGAACCAGTCGAAGCACGTTCGCTGACGAGTTTAATGCCTCGAGACAAGCATCGACGGACTGGAACCGCATTTTTAAGAAGCACAATAACAGCGGTCGTGTTGCTAAAACAATACACTATCTCTATTAGCGTACTCCTGGAATGAATGCGAGACATACCTGGTGATAGAGTAAATGCAAATGTGCTGCCATCCTGGACACGCCACTTATAGTCGGCTTGTCCAGTTGCAAGTCAAACGATCTTTGGAGATCAGCAGCCAGGTCCGTCGTACTAGCTAGTGCCGCCTTGGTTCGCACGAGGAATTTTCTGTTCAGTCGTCCATCCATTCCGTATACAGCTAATCAATTAGATCTGGAAACACAGCCCTGGCGGAGTACTTACTGCTATTGATCTCCGCGATAATCTGACACATGCGGATTTGCATGCTCAGAGCGACTACCTTCTGGGGTGACCCAGGAAAGGCAGGGAGTTGGTGGTAGATCTGATTGTCTTGGATTGACTGGGGCAGTCCCATTAAAGACGTCATTTGCCGGTCCAGGACGTAAATTGTCCACCATATTTTGCGGCATCTCTGCACGGTTCCTTCTCCCAGCTGTTGTACCGGCATGTCGGTGTGCATACCCTGGGCCAGGGCAATCCTCATAGCTTGGCCAATCTATACTGTCAGTATTTCTATGAACGTCTGGGGGAAATACATACAAAATTGTGGGCCGAGTTGCGATGATCCAATGACTGAAGATATAACGCCACGCAGCACAGAACCTCGCATGCAATAGTGGAGTCTCTTGAGAGGTGTGTCGAGTCAGGGAGTAGCTGGAGGGCTCGGGTGAAGAACTCGCAACCCGGCGGGCGAGTATCCCGATTTCGCTGAACAATAAGTGCCTTTCCAAGGGCGATGATGACTAGGTAGTGGATATACCATAGCCCATCTAGGGACATCTGCTGTTCGGGGTCTTCGTAAAAGGAATACAGGCCACCCATAAATGTTCCCTCGTCGAAGAGGTGGTATAGTTGTCCGGCATGGAActtgacggcgttgataATGTAGATCGAGTAATCCAGCGTGGGAACTATAGGGGCTTCTTGATAAACTGTTGTCCTCGtgccatcccatcccagatCATATGTGGTGCCGTCAAATATCAAGCTATCTGTTAGAAGAGGAGAATGATATACATGTTCATGTGTCATGCTTAAGATCTTTCGGGCAAAGGACCAGTTTGATGAGGTCCCCAAGTAAACTACATATCCATAAGCATGTTTCAATCATATGTCCATGACAACTTACATGTTTGGCCCGTCGCGGCAGTTGAGAATGCAGATGGGCCAGTCGACAATGGATTCGTTAGCTCTGCCCCTTCCATGTTTTGGGTAAATCGAACGTCGCCAACGGGGTCATCGTCGGGCACTGCAAGGTCAGACCGGCGCCAAAAACGTGTGAAACGCCCTACCATCTTCAGGCCTAGCCCTATCTTGATCCACGAAGCTGCGAGGACTGGATaaatcgtcttcatctttctCTAACAGTGCAACTCTTCTCTGGAGATCGTCGATGAATCTAGCAAGGATTAGGGCTATGCACGGGCAACAGGACAGCAAGATATGACACACCCCCGAGTAACAAGCACTTTCTGATCCCGATCGTCGAAAACACACGTCAGCTTGCGTTTGTGACATGTGTTGCAGGGTTGTAGCCCTGAGCACTTTATCTTCTGCTTGCGGCACCGTTGACAACTGCGGAATAACTCGGTCAGCGAAACAGCTTAGCAGGCGGCATTATAGCGGACCTACGCATTTGTTGAGCGCTTTCTGATTCCGTTCTCTTTGTGAGGCGTATCCATAGCGATAGTAATTTGCGTGGTGTGATGGTAAATCATGCAAGCAGTAAAAGACGCAGCAGCATTGACATTCGACATTGTGTGGCAAAGCGGACCCATTCCGAAATGCGGGGGAAGCGAGTCCAAACGTTGTGGAGACTGGATGCCTTGGACGTCCACGAGCCCTGCTATTCATGGCTATCTTATCAAGGGCAGGGAAAGTTTGCCTTGAATAGGTATATGTTGGAGTCTCAGCTGCTGCAATCCACAGCTTCGATGCATCTTTGATTGGCGGTCGTGTAGTTCCACCATCGGACGCCCTCCCGGTCTCTGATATAGAACACCGGCTGCCCTCCCGATGTGCCATCAGGACGGCGATCCGCTTCCCCAGAGTTCACTCCGGTGTGTCCACCCCATGTCCAGCTGATATACGCTCCACATTCTCCTCGGACAACACTAAATCTCCTCGCAATTGGATCAGTGACCCCAATGCCCCGCGGTGTCAGTCGACTGCATCCGGTGGCGAAAGGTGGGAAATGGACCCCGATATCGTCGGAAACACTGCGATGAAAATTGATATCAGTAATACTGCAAAGTCACCGCTTCGGTCTTCTGCTCCGGTGTCTCGAGGAATGAATGTCTCAGAAAATAAGCCTTTGAGGTGTGAGACTGAAGGAGCCTGTATCCGATTGGGTTTAGCGTTATATTGACGCCCCAGGCACCAAGTATGTATGCACGAGTCTGTGTAGTTAATGGTTTCAGCATTGTAACAAGTTCGCTTCAAGACATAGCACTTGCTTTGAAGTTCGTTCTTGTTTGTATACTGTGAAACCTATCTAAATCAACCCCAAAGTAACAAGCCATGATATAAAGAAATGGCCCTCAACGGAAATCTGCACAAAGGATATAGGAGATATATAAACCAGAAATAACACGCATCAAGTAGACCTTATCCTACAACCACTTCTACTTTCACTTTACAAGACTATTACTCTTCAGATATACAAACAGCATGCCCGATATCCAAATCACCAGCGTCAAGCTCGGTCGACACCTCCGAGTATGGATTCTAGTACTTGGCCCCCCAGGTGCCGAAGACACCACCTACTACTACGTCTTCGAAAGCGAGATCACAGCGCATGGATGCAAGAAATACGTTGACAAGGCGACACTTCATTCCAATTCTCACGTTCTGATCAAGCTACTAAACATCTCTAGGATCGCTTCAGTTCCCGAGGCCAAGAAAGCCGCTGTCCTTGACTGCGCCGATGCTGCTGTAGAatccagcagcaacgacCATACCCCATTGCGGCACTGGCCAACGAGCTTTTCTCGGTCTCTCGAAGAGGCTGGCTTAGCTTATGTTCGGCTAGATGACCTTCGCGCCGTCGAGGACAGGAGTATCTCCCCATTCGTGAGAACCCAGCTGTCGCACATGTTTCAAACCTACGCTGCGTAGGGCATGTAGTTTTTGCATCTAGTGTCTTGCCGGTTTTATGGCATACAGTAAGACTAATGTTATGTGCTTAAACCTACATTATAGCGAGATATTAGATATCCTACTAAATTTGCTTAAATATAGTACAATTGTTGCGAATCTAACACCGCAGTTACACCCAAGCACCTTCTCTAAGTGCAATCAGTATATACAcatttatttttctattttcttCATTTGTTTCCTGTTTGGTTTTATTTAATTcactttattttattattatctttatctaaAAGGAAAGTATCCCGTCCATGGATCCTTCTCTCCTTATTCACCTCGGGGCATAGAGTCGCACCTTCCTAATCTATCCATATATCGTAACCCCCCTGTCCTGACCGACCGTCCCAGCCACCACGTGGTAAGGTCTCGTAGTCCAAGGATAGGTCTGATACGGAGCAGCTTGGCTACTCTACAGGCCTGCATAGGTGCCCGACTGAGACGAAATGCGTCAAGATGGGTTCACTATCAATCGCCTCTACGTCATCTACAATATAACGCTCTAGCTAGGAAAGCCCATCATAGTGGTATACACAGGGCGGAACGGGCACTAGGAGGGATACGTGGGCAAAAAATCAGATAAAAATAAATGAACAAATGAAATGTTAAATATGGTCATAATGCTATAACTAGTCATAACACCAACTATACATGCATAGCGGGTACGAGTTCACCGCCCAGGAGGATATATCAAAGAAATGTTAAGGTATTTACAGCTTGGCAAGCAACTTGTTGCCCTTGGCCAGAAGAACGGCGGCATCGTCAACGAGCTCATCAACGATAGCCTtggcgctcttcttctcgttgACTACAGCAGCGACCTTGCCCATCAGATATGGGCGGGCGTTCTCAAGGTActcgtcatcaacatcatcggGGATGTTCTCCATGTCGTGCTCAACAGGGATGACACCCTTGGAAGTAAGCTGCTTGATCTCCTCGGCGCGGTTGTTCTCCCAGTTGAGGATATACTCGTTCTTGCGCACACGCAGGGGGCGACCCTAGGAAAGTTAGCTTCATCCGACTTCAAATAAAAACGGGCTGGGAGCGTACAGTGAAAATGATAGTGCGGATGTTGTCCTCAAAGCCAGAAGTGCGGACAGCCTCCTGGTGAGCCTTGGGCGCACCGGCCTCCTCGGCAAGAATGAAACGGGTTCCGACCCAGACGCCGGAAGCACCAAGCATAAGAGAAGCAGCAAGAGAGTTACCGTTGAAcagaccaccagcagcaacaacctgGACGGGCTTCTTAGTGAAGGGGCTGATCTTGCCTTCACAGATCTTGGCAACGGTGGGAATGAGAACTGTCGTGGGAACGTCACCAGTGTGGCCAccaccctcaccaccctgGGCGCAAATAATATCGGCACCGATATCAATAGCCTTTTGTGCGTGCTTGGGGTGACCAATCATGTTCATGTATAGGATTCCGTGCTCGTGAAGCCTGTCGACAACGGCCTTGGGGGGAACGCCGACAGCGGAAACGAAGAGTTTAGCGCCACTCtcgatgatgatgtcgacgagTTCGTTGAGCTTTCCCTTTGTGTAATCGTAGCTAATCGCGGTATTTCGTCAGCAGCTGCACTGTACATCCGGCGGAGGTACAAGGACTTACTTTGTCTTGCGCGCGCTTCCACCGacttgaggaaggagaaggtcgacaCCGAATGGAGCGTTTTTGTCGTTCAGGAAGCTCTTCAGCTCGGCAACCTGGTCACGGAGCATTTCAGGAGTGTATCCGACACCTCCGATGACACCGAGTCCACCGGCGTTGGTGACGGCCGCGGCCAACTTGGGCCCGGCAGCCACGTTCATTCCTGCCAGCAGGACGGGGTGGTTGATCTTGAGCAGATCAGTGAGGGTAGTCTGGATTTTCTCTACAAGACAGCGTCAGCATGAAGTTCCAGTGCATCACATCGGCGGGTCACATGGTGCAAGACGGGGAAAACCTACGAGGAGAGGCCATGATGAGGGAGATGCGggtataaaaattattttattctgaAGGTAGGGAGGAAGAATCCGTGAAAGGTATGAAAATAGGAGTAGGCGTCAAAGTGACAggtggaagagatggagaacAATTATAAGCAGGGACACTCGGCCAACCGAGGCGGAGTCGCAGCTTGACAGAAAAGCCTCGGTTGCATCCTCACTGAACGTGCTGAATATGGGGTAATCAGGTCACGTGAATATGACGGACTGCCGAAACAGGGCGGGGGTCCGGCAGTCGGCTGATCGTTTTCATGCCTGAGACATGAGGTGTCGATGGTTTACTTTCACGTGACTCGCGGACTTTTTGATAGCATGACGTATCCACAAGTCGGTTTCATTCACTAATTGCTGTTAAAGACACCAAGCTGTGAAAGAATGAGTGCTGTGTCAGCGGGAAGATGGCGACTATACGCTAGCCCTCAGAACCAAACCCTTCGATTTTGCTCACAGCGCCCAACAAGAGCGTGTGGCTCCCACCTGTCATATCCAAGGTCGTACGGGATCTGGCATAAGAGGTGAATTTCTAACAGCCATTGTATGCATGATATACTTCTAACCCTAATAGAGAGTCTAAATCTGGTATGAGATGCTGTCTGGCCGTCTAATGCCTCCGCTTGTTTGTCGTAGTGCCGGTCTCGAGGCATATGCTAACATCCATTTAGAGCTTCCACGCCGTAGTACAGACTATCGGCGCTCGTTCTCGAAAGCTGATACAGCCATTTGTAGCCATGGGATACCTAACCTCTCGTCAAATACCCGGCAGTTCTCCAATGGTCGACCGAGCTCGTTCAAGACCACAATGGACGCCATCAAACCGTCGCATACGGCATTCATTGCTCT encodes:
- a CDS encoding nitronate monooxygenase (COG:S;~EggNog:ENOG410PJZ7;~InterPro:IPR004136,IPR013785;~PFAM:PF03060,PF00478;~go_function: GO:0003824 - catalytic activity [Evidence IEA];~go_function: GO:0018580 - nitronate monooxygenase activity [Evidence IEA];~go_process: GO:0055114 - oxidation-reduction process [Evidence IEA]); this translates as MASPQKIQTTLTDLLKINHPVLLAGMNVAAGPKLAAAVTNAGGLGVIGGVGYTPEMLRDQVAELKSFLNDKNAPFGVDLLLPQVGGSARKTNYDYTKGKLNELVDIIIESGAKLFVSAVGVPPKAVVDRLHEHGILYMNMIGHPKHAQKAIDIGADIICAQGGEGGGHTGDVPTTVLIPTVAKICEGKISPFTKKPVQVVAAGGLFNGNSLAASLMLGASGVWVGTRFILAEEAGAPKAHQEAVRTSGFEDNIRTIIFTGRPLRVRKNEYILNWENNRAEEIKQLTSKGVIPVEHDMENIPDDVDDEYLENARPYLMGKVAAVVNEKKSAKAIVDELVDDAAVLLAKGNKLLAKL
- a CDS encoding Zn(II)2Cys6 transcription factor (COG:S;~EggNog:ENOG410PMHC;~InterPro:IPR036864,IPR007219,IPR001138;~PFAM:PF00172;~TransMembrane:1 (o264-281i);~go_function: GO:0000981 - DNA-binding transcription factor activity, RNA polymerase II-specific [Evidence IEA];~go_function: GO:0003677 - DNA binding [Evidence IEA];~go_function: GO:0008270 - zinc ion binding [Evidence IEA];~go_process: GO:0006351 - transcription, DNA-templated [Evidence IEA];~go_process: GO:0006355 - regulation of transcription, DNA-templated [Evidence IEA]), producing MSNVNAAASFTACMIYHHTTQITIAMDTPHKENGIRKRSTNACQRCRKQKIKCSGLQPCNTCHKRKLTCVFDDRDQKVLVTRGFIDDLQRRVALLEKDEDDLSSPRSFVDQDRARPEDVPDDDPVGDVRFTQNMEGAELTNPLSTGPSAFSTAATGQTFYLGTSSNWSFARKILSMTHEHVYHSPLLTDSLIFDGTTYDLGWDGTRTTVYQEAPIVPTLDYSIYIINAVKFHAGQLYHLFDEGTFMGGLYSFYEDPEQQMSLDGLWYIHYLVIIALGKALIVQRNRDTRPPGCEFFTRALQLLPDSTHLSRDSTIACEVLCCVALYLQSLDHRNSAHNFIGQAMRIALAQGMHTDMPVQQLGEGTVQRCRKIWWTIYVLDRQMTSLMGLPQSIQDNQIYHQLPAFPGSPQKVVALSMQIRMCQIIAEINSTVYGMDGRLNRKFLVRTKAALASTTDLAADLQRSFDLQLDKPTISGVSRMAAHLHLLYHQCIVLATRPLLLCFLKMRFQSVDACLEALNSSANVLRLVQVCIDSAQHQLNILSCLHEQSLLDSFLPFDLESTIVSSVVLLLAPAIDSSLLESRRPWLHKSYMILDDMISRGNLIAQLRKSELEQLSNLLYQLTPDRILPEDQRKLHQVELSSPLPPAYRVPDLPSLNDGLTTAEIMAVAESIDTGDVDWVAHAVTENQIW